A window of Hymenobacter aerilatus contains these coding sequences:
- a CDS encoding GlxA family transcriptional regulator produces MKHISILVPKGAILGSIEGPRLVFSEVNALLQRMGRPALFVVRLVGLEAATPVCGGRYTVTADHLLPEPAHTDLVIIPAVDGDLALVLEQNKAFLPWVVQQHQRGAEVASLCLGAFLLAATGLLAGRQCTTHWAAAADFRRMFPEVELVEDRLLTDEHGIYSSGGAFSYLNLVLYLVEKYAGREVAVLCAKVFQIDMARVSQSAFVVFNGQKNHADELIKRAQTYIETHYQDKITVDQLADQLALGRRNLERRFKRATHNSVAEYIQRVKMEAAKSSLESSADHVNEVMYRVGYTDPKAFRLTFKRVTGLSPKQYREKYSRVAG; encoded by the coding sequence ATGAAGCACATTTCGATTCTGGTTCCGAAGGGAGCTATTTTGGGGAGCATAGAAGGCCCCCGGCTAGTGTTTTCGGAGGTGAATGCCCTGCTACAGCGCATGGGGCGCCCGGCATTGTTTGTCGTGCGGCTGGTAGGACTGGAGGCCGCCACGCCTGTATGCGGCGGCCGCTATACCGTAACGGCCGACCACCTCCTACCCGAGCCAGCGCACACCGACCTAGTTATCATTCCGGCCGTAGACGGCGACCTGGCCCTGGTGTTGGAACAGAACAAGGCTTTCCTACCCTGGGTGGTGCAGCAGCACCAGCGCGGGGCCGAGGTAGCGAGTCTATGCTTGGGGGCTTTTCTGCTGGCTGCCACTGGCTTGCTGGCGGGCCGGCAGTGCACCACACATTGGGCCGCGGCCGCCGATTTTCGGCGCATGTTTCCGGAAGTGGAGTTGGTAGAAGACCGCCTCCTCACCGACGAGCACGGCATCTACTCCAGCGGCGGAGCGTTTTCCTACCTCAACCTGGTGCTCTACTTAGTAGAGAAATATGCGGGGCGCGAAGTGGCCGTGCTTTGCGCCAAGGTGTTTCAGATTGATATGGCGCGGGTGAGCCAATCGGCATTTGTGGTGTTCAATGGCCAGAAAAACCACGCCGACGAGTTGATCAAGAGGGCCCAGACCTACATCGAAACGCATTACCAAGACAAAATCACCGTGGACCAACTGGCCGACCAGCTAGCCCTCGGCCGCCGCAACCTGGAGCGGCGCTTCAAGCGCGCCACCCATAACTCGGTAGCCGAGTACATTCAGCGGGTGAAAATGGAAGCGGCCAAAAGCAGCCTGGAATCGTCGGCCGACCACGTGAATGAGGTGATGTACCGCGTGGGCTACACTGACCCGAAAGCCTTTCGGCTGACGTTTAAGCGAGTAACAGGTCTGTCGCCGAAGCAGTACCGGGAGAAGTATAGTAGGGTGGCGGGGTAG
- a CDS encoding VOC family protein yields the protein MHQLQLHPYLVFDGTCREAMNFYQQCLGGELMVQPFTGTPAAEGLDAAVAANTVLHASLKKDNLLLMASDAGMQPVVQGNRVSLSLQCTSEEEINRLFAQLSAGGTVTMPLERAFWGDTFGMFTDRFGIDWMLNFNHSAA from the coding sequence ATGCACCAGCTCCAACTTCACCCTTACCTTGTTTTTGATGGTACTTGCCGAGAAGCCATGAACTTTTATCAGCAATGCCTCGGCGGCGAACTGATGGTACAGCCTTTTACCGGCACACCAGCCGCCGAAGGCCTCGACGCGGCCGTGGCAGCAAACACCGTATTACACGCCAGTCTGAAAAAAGACAACCTGCTGCTGATGGCCTCCGACGCGGGTATGCAACCCGTTGTCCAGGGCAATAGAGTGTCGTTGTCGCTGCAATGCACCAGCGAGGAGGAAATCAACCGGTTGTTTGCTCAGCTCTCGGCCGGCGGCACTGTGACGATGCCGCTGGAGCGGGCATTCTGGGGTGACACCTTCGGCATGTTCACCGACCGGTTTGGTATAGATTGGATGCTGAATTTCAACCACTCGGCTGCTTAG
- the ettA gene encoding energy-dependent translational throttle protein EttA, which yields MSDQTIIFSMAGVSKVFPPQKQVLKNIYLSFFYGAKIGVLGLNGSGKSSLLKIIAGVDKQFQGEVVWSPGYTVGYLEQEPQLDASKTVKEVVEEGVAETVALLKEFDEINEAFGAEDADFDKLLERQGKVQERLDQLDAWNLDSKLERAMDALRTPPADAVVGNLSGGEKRRVALCRLLLQEPDVLLLDEPTNHLDAESVLWLEQHLKQYKGTVIAVTHDRYFLDNVAGWILELDRGEGIPWKGNYSSWLEQKSNRLAQEEKTESKRQKTLQRELEWVRMAPKARQAKSKARLAGYDKMVSEDAKEKEQKLELFIPDGPRLGAQVIEAEGLTKAFGDKLLFENLSFSLPQGGIVGIIGPNGAGKTTLFRLITDQLQPDAGTFEVGPTVQTAYVDQQHDTLDPTKSVFESISGGTETMLLAGRPVNARAYVSNFNFRGGDQEKKVGSLSGGERNRVHLATTLKQGANLLLLDEPTNDLDVNAIRALEDALENFAGCAVIISHDRWFLDRLATHILAFEGDSEVVWFEGNFSDYEEAKKKRLGDVEPKRVRYRSLG from the coding sequence ATGAGCGACCAGACGATTATCTTTTCGATGGCGGGCGTCAGCAAGGTGTTTCCGCCCCAGAAACAGGTTCTCAAGAACATCTATCTTTCCTTTTTCTACGGTGCCAAAATTGGCGTGCTGGGTCTGAATGGCTCCGGTAAGTCGAGCTTGCTGAAAATCATTGCCGGCGTTGATAAGCAGTTTCAGGGCGAAGTAGTCTGGTCGCCGGGCTACACGGTGGGCTACCTGGAGCAGGAGCCGCAACTGGATGCCTCCAAAACGGTGAAGGAGGTAGTGGAAGAGGGCGTGGCCGAAACGGTGGCCCTCCTTAAGGAGTTCGACGAAATTAACGAGGCATTTGGTGCCGAGGATGCAGATTTCGATAAACTGCTCGAACGGCAGGGAAAAGTACAGGAACGCCTCGACCAACTGGACGCCTGGAACCTAGATAGCAAGCTGGAGCGCGCCATGGACGCTCTGCGCACGCCCCCGGCCGATGCCGTGGTAGGCAACCTCTCGGGCGGCGAGAAGCGCCGCGTGGCCCTGTGCCGCCTGCTGCTGCAAGAGCCCGACGTGCTTCTGCTGGACGAGCCCACCAACCACCTCGACGCCGAAAGCGTGCTGTGGCTGGAGCAGCACCTCAAGCAGTACAAAGGGACCGTGATAGCCGTAACCCACGACCGGTACTTCCTCGACAACGTGGCCGGCTGGATTCTGGAGTTGGACCGCGGCGAGGGGATTCCGTGGAAGGGCAACTACAGCTCGTGGCTGGAGCAGAAATCCAACCGCCTGGCTCAGGAGGAAAAAACTGAAAGCAAGCGCCAGAAAACCTTGCAGCGTGAGCTGGAATGGGTGCGCATGGCCCCCAAGGCCCGCCAGGCTAAGAGCAAGGCCCGCCTCGCCGGCTACGACAAAATGGTGAGCGAAGACGCCAAAGAAAAAGAGCAGAAATTGGAGCTGTTCATCCCCGACGGCCCGCGCCTGGGTGCTCAGGTGATTGAGGCTGAGGGGTTGACCAAGGCCTTCGGCGACAAGCTGTTGTTCGAGAATCTAAGCTTCTCCCTACCCCAGGGCGGCATTGTGGGCATCATCGGGCCAAACGGCGCCGGCAAAACCACGCTGTTCCGCCTCATCACCGACCAGCTGCAACCCGACGCGGGCACTTTCGAGGTAGGCCCTACCGTGCAAACGGCCTACGTAGACCAGCAGCACGACACGCTGGACCCCACCAAATCGGTATTCGAGTCGATTTCGGGCGGTACGGAAACCATGCTGCTAGCCGGCCGCCCCGTGAATGCCCGCGCCTATGTAAGTAACTTCAACTTCCGCGGTGGCGACCAGGAGAAGAAGGTAGGGAGCCTATCGGGCGGCGAGCGGAACCGCGTGCACCTGGCTACTACCCTCAAGCAAGGCGCCAACCTGCTGCTGCTTGATGAGCCCACCAACGACCTGGACGTAAACGCCATCCGGGCCCTGGAAGACGCGCTAGAGAACTTTGCCGGCTGCGCCGTTATCATCAGCCACGACCGGTGGTTCCTGGACCGCCTCGCTACGCATATTCTCGCTTTCGAAGGCGACTCGGAAGTGGTATGGTTCGAGGGCAACTTCTCGGACTATGAGGAGGCCAAGAAGAAGCGCCTGGGCGATGTAGAGCCCAAGCGCGTGCGCTACCGCAGCCTGGGGTAG
- a CDS encoding DUF349 domain-containing protein — MEQHDHLLATARQYGYVEGDQVWLRPFMTLPARRVGQVKDSPDTSLVYFAQRFELFRTKVEDLLAKMADSDNKGSFLMKALHLKEQIASYDGLGDFESLHHRLTEAEEGINVTIAQNREKNMATKMGVLQELEALRDTLDFQTATERVKALRQIWIKTGPVEKEQIEPMEARFRAAVDAFMQRKRDFLADKKAMTNRVQDKYMALIRQSEVLQESDDFENTTRKLKQLQQEWKDIDASLPRKQANDLWTRFRAAHNHFFERLKVHINTKRAENQPEDNLARKRGLVAEAEALLHRPMSEAVTRAKELQAAWKKVGPVRGEESDRVWEQFIAACDKVFELSSLEHYIRKRHGGAPEPGTRDERVGTRVQALREFVKSDRQEQLVLEENLSKLTVSPGNEAFRTMLQGKIRAFERKIRTKNHLIDLLQKGALV, encoded by the coding sequence ATGGAACAACACGACCACCTCCTCGCTACCGCCCGCCAATATGGCTACGTCGAGGGTGACCAGGTGTGGCTCCGTCCGTTTATGACCCTACCTGCCCGCCGGGTAGGCCAGGTCAAAGACTCCCCCGACACCTCCCTTGTTTACTTCGCCCAGCGCTTCGAGCTATTTCGGACTAAGGTAGAAGACCTACTGGCCAAAATGGCCGACTCTGACAACAAGGGCTCCTTCCTGATGAAGGCGCTGCACCTGAAAGAGCAAATAGCCAGCTACGACGGCCTGGGTGACTTTGAGAGCCTCCACCACCGTCTCACCGAGGCCGAGGAAGGCATCAATGTGACCATTGCGCAGAACCGCGAGAAAAACATGGCCACCAAAATGGGTGTGCTGCAAGAGCTGGAAGCGCTACGCGATACCCTGGACTTTCAGACCGCCACCGAGCGGGTGAAAGCGCTGCGCCAGATCTGGATCAAGACGGGCCCCGTGGAGAAAGAGCAGATAGAGCCGATGGAAGCCCGTTTTCGGGCGGCCGTAGATGCCTTTATGCAGCGCAAGCGCGACTTCCTGGCCGACAAAAAGGCCATGACCAACCGCGTGCAGGACAAGTACATGGCCCTGATCCGGCAGTCGGAAGTGTTGCAAGAGTCCGACGATTTCGAAAACACCACCCGCAAGCTCAAGCAGTTGCAGCAGGAATGGAAGGACATTGACGCTTCCCTACCCCGCAAGCAGGCCAACGACCTATGGACGCGGTTCCGGGCGGCGCACAACCATTTCTTTGAGCGCCTGAAGGTGCACATCAACACCAAGCGCGCCGAAAATCAGCCCGAAGACAACCTGGCTCGCAAGCGCGGCCTGGTAGCCGAGGCCGAGGCCCTGCTGCACCGCCCCATGTCGGAGGCCGTGACCCGCGCCAAGGAGCTACAAGCCGCCTGGAAGAAGGTGGGTCCCGTGCGCGGCGAGGAGTCGGACCGGGTGTGGGAGCAGTTCATTGCTGCCTGCGACAAGGTGTTTGAGCTTAGCTCGCTGGAGCACTACATCCGCAAGCGGCACGGCGGTGCCCCCGAGCCCGGCACCCGCGACGAGCGGGTAGGCACCCGCGTGCAGGCCCTGCGCGAGTTCGTGAAGAGCGACCGGCAGGAGCAGTTGGTACTGGAAGAAAACCTGAGTAAGCTGACTGTGTCTCCCGGCAACGAGGCCTTCCGAACCATGCTACAAGGGAAAATCAGGGCATTTGAGCGGAAAATCCGCACCAAAAATCATTTAATTGATCTTCTGCAAAAAGGTGCGCTTGTATAA
- a CDS encoding DUF2795 domain-containing protein, with protein sequence MYWTLELASYLEDAPWPATKDELIDYSIRSGAPMEVVENLQALEDDGQPYENIEEVWPDYPTKEDFMFNEDEY encoded by the coding sequence ATGTATTGGACGCTGGAACTGGCTTCCTATCTGGAAGATGCCCCCTGGCCTGCCACCAAGGATGAACTCATCGACTACTCTATCCGCTCAGGCGCTCCGATGGAAGTAGTGGAAAACCTGCAGGCCCTGGAAGACGACGGTCAACCCTACGAGAACATCGAGGAAGTATGGCCCGATTATCCGACCAAGGAAGACTTCATGTTCAACGAGGACGAATATTAG
- a CDS encoding ABC transporter ATP-binding protein: MAEILHTQTENQPSSHSVIQPLLIENLVAGYEQRVLLRNLFFAVPGPAFVAIVGHNGCGKTTLFRALTGRIPYQGTIQVAGRDLRTVARPAAEGLLAYLPQRTTVGFPIAVRELVVMGRYRHHRFLGGYSTSDYALADQALQQVGAAHLAMQDFTLLSGGEQQLVWLAQLSLQEAALYLLDEPTQQLDVYYRRRVFALQQQWVAEQSKTILCITHDLDNLTSFPPGGYLLNLSRTTPTLLPLTPEVVLAEKAYLESEESFVRW, translated from the coding sequence ATGGCTGAAATTCTACATACACAAACAGAGAATCAGCCATCTAGCCATTCAGTTATTCAGCCATTACTCATCGAGAATCTGGTTGCGGGGTATGAACAGCGCGTTCTACTCCGCAACCTTTTTTTTGCGGTACCGGGGCCGGCTTTCGTGGCCATTGTAGGGCACAACGGCTGCGGAAAAACCACGCTGTTTCGGGCGCTTACGGGGCGTATTCCGTACCAGGGCACCATCCAGGTAGCGGGGCGCGACCTACGCACCGTGGCGCGGCCAGCTGCCGAGGGCCTGCTGGCCTACCTACCCCAGCGCACCACCGTGGGCTTCCCCATTGCCGTGCGCGAGCTAGTGGTAATGGGCCGCTACCGCCACCACCGTTTCCTGGGTGGCTACTCCACCAGCGACTATGCTCTGGCTGACCAGGCCTTGCAGCAGGTAGGCGCCGCCCACCTCGCCATGCAGGATTTTACGCTGCTTTCTGGCGGCGAGCAGCAGCTAGTGTGGCTGGCCCAGCTCTCGTTGCAGGAAGCTGCGCTGTATTTGCTGGATGAGCCTACCCAGCAGTTAGATGTGTACTACCGCCGCCGCGTGTTTGCTCTGCAACAGCAGTGGGTAGCCGAGCAGAGCAAGACCATTCTCTGCATCACCCACGACCTCGACAACCTCACCAGCTTCCCACCCGGCGGCTACCTGCTCAACCTCTCCCGTACTACCCCTACCCTACTCCCCCTCACGCCAGAGGTAGTTTTGGCTGAAAAAGCGTATTTGGAGAGTGAGGAAAGCTTTGTGAGATGGTAA
- a CDS encoding lycopene cyclase family protein, giving the protein MESSDYDYMLVGGGAAGLSLAYAITQEPRLRGKRVLLIEPEAKDQNDRTWSFWAAAPTPFDEIVAHEWRQLAFRSPWLNRVFPLKEYTYKMIRGLNFYQFTRTALAAASQVTQVRGRVETLTELPTGVHATTTAGEFTARYAFDSRPPTLTRRPDKHRYLFQHFVGWEVTTDRAVFDPATVEFMDFRGAQHQEARFIYVLPFSTTKALVEYTLFSAEILPKAEYEEAMRAYLRDTLGVESFQIEAEEIGAIPMTDHPLPARAGARIINLGTRAGRAKPSTGYAFQRIQAHTARLVAALAETGAPPHDPTGDRWQFHWFDTLLLDIMQRRGEATSRIFSDLFTNNPLERVLRFLDERTSWWENFQIMNSVPPWPFLRSIWHVLRGRPGKR; this is encoded by the coding sequence TTGGAAAGTTCTGATTACGACTACATGCTGGTGGGTGGCGGCGCGGCCGGGCTTAGCCTGGCCTATGCCATCACACAAGAGCCGCGCCTCCGCGGCAAGCGGGTATTGCTGATTGAGCCCGAAGCCAAAGACCAGAATGACCGCACGTGGTCGTTCTGGGCGGCTGCGCCTACCCCCTTCGATGAGATTGTGGCCCACGAGTGGCGGCAATTGGCCTTTCGTAGCCCTTGGCTGAACCGGGTGTTTCCGCTGAAAGAGTATACCTACAAGATGATTAGGGGGCTGAATTTCTACCAGTTCACGCGGACCGCTTTGGCTGCCGCTTCACAGGTGACACAGGTGCGTGGCCGAGTAGAAACCCTCACGGAGTTGCCCACCGGCGTACACGCCACCACCACGGCCGGCGAGTTCACGGCTCGCTACGCTTTCGATAGTCGCCCGCCTACCCTCACGCGCCGGCCCGATAAGCACCGTTACTTGTTCCAGCACTTTGTAGGGTGGGAAGTAACCACTGACCGCGCCGTCTTCGACCCAGCTACGGTGGAGTTCATGGATTTTCGGGGAGCGCAACACCAAGAGGCGCGCTTCATCTACGTGCTGCCCTTTAGTACTACCAAAGCGCTAGTAGAGTACACGCTGTTTTCTGCCGAAATCCTACCCAAAGCCGAGTACGAAGAAGCCATGCGTGCTTACCTGCGCGATACGCTGGGGGTAGAGAGCTTCCAGATTGAAGCCGAAGAGATAGGCGCCATTCCAATGACCGACCATCCGCTACCAGCGCGGGCCGGTGCACGCATCATCAACCTGGGTACGCGCGCGGGGCGGGCCAAGCCCAGTACTGGCTATGCTTTCCAGCGCATTCAGGCGCACACGGCCCGGTTGGTGGCGGCCCTGGCCGAAACAGGCGCCCCGCCCCACGACCCCACCGGCGACCGGTGGCAGTTTCACTGGTTCGATACCCTGCTGCTCGACATTATGCAGCGCCGCGGCGAAGCCACTAGTCGCATCTTCTCCGACCTGTTTACCAACAACCCCCTAGAGCGCGTGCTTCGGTTCCTGGATGAACGGACCTCGTGGTGGGAAAATTTCCAGATTATGAATTCGGTACCGCCGTGGCCGTTTCTGCGCTCTATCTGGCATGTGCTTCGCGGCCGACCGGGGAAGCGGTGA
- a CDS encoding RBBP9/YdeN family alpha/beta hydrolase — protein MPTTTSTTKTIYIVPRWAGAADNDWYPWLGSQLAAAAEEDGINYQVRALNMPAWDLPVIERAVDYLREVLPPAQLNENVILVGHSVGCLAILHYLASVAKEEEKPRKIGGVLCVAGWFSVDSPWQDILNWMHAPVDYEAARTLIPEDKLMVLLSDDDPYTSGYKENEQLWVERLQSQVSILSGRQHFSSELDLDVRDAVRDLAGGLKLHPMMA, from the coding sequence ATGCCCACTACTACTTCCACTACGAAGACCATTTACATCGTTCCGCGCTGGGCGGGCGCTGCCGATAACGACTGGTATCCTTGGTTAGGCAGCCAATTGGCCGCCGCTGCCGAAGAGGATGGCATCAACTATCAAGTGCGGGCGCTAAACATGCCAGCTTGGGATTTGCCTGTCATTGAGCGTGCCGTAGATTATTTGCGCGAAGTGCTACCCCCCGCTCAACTCAACGAAAACGTGATTCTGGTAGGACACAGCGTGGGCTGTTTGGCCATTCTGCACTACCTGGCCAGCGTGGCGAAGGAAGAAGAGAAACCTCGCAAAATAGGTGGCGTGCTGTGCGTAGCCGGTTGGTTTTCAGTAGATAGCCCCTGGCAGGATATTCTGAACTGGATGCACGCCCCCGTCGACTATGAGGCTGCCCGCACCCTGATTCCGGAGGACAAGCTGATGGTATTACTTTCCGACGACGACCCCTACACCTCTGGCTACAAAGAAAACGAGCAGCTGTGGGTGGAGCGCCTCCAGTCGCAGGTGAGCATCTTATCAGGCCGGCAGCACTTCAGCTCCGAACTGGACCTGGATGTGCGCGATGCCGTGCGCGACCTGGCCGGTGGCCTCAAGCTGCACCCCATGATGGCGTAG
- a CDS encoding LOG family protein has protein sequence MSKITKNSKTKIADETLNAGSGKTIVRPDANDNKAKTISDIREQTHGQRTVQLDDEQRIRRAFVDKDWNEIKIADSWQIFKVMAEFVEGFEKLSKIGPCVSIFGSARTKPENPYYKMAEEIAAKLVRHGYGVITGGGPGIMEAGNKGARAEGGKSVGLNIELPFEQFHNIYIDSDKIINFDYFFVRKVMFVKYSQGFIGMPGGFGTLDELFEAMTLIQTKKIGRFPIVLVGSAYWNGLFKWIEDVMLHEESNISPEDLQLVQIVDDAESAVKIIDDFYSKYLLSPNF, from the coding sequence ATGTCAAAAATTACCAAGAACAGCAAAACCAAGATTGCCGATGAAACCCTGAATGCGGGCAGCGGCAAAACCATTGTGCGTCCCGACGCCAATGATAACAAAGCCAAGACCATCAGCGACATCCGTGAGCAAACCCACGGCCAGCGTACCGTGCAGCTCGACGACGAGCAGCGCATCCGGCGCGCGTTTGTAGATAAGGACTGGAACGAAATCAAGATTGCCGACTCCTGGCAGATCTTCAAAGTAATGGCCGAGTTTGTGGAGGGCTTCGAGAAGCTGAGCAAAATCGGACCGTGCGTAAGCATCTTCGGCTCGGCGCGCACCAAACCCGAGAATCCCTATTACAAGATGGCCGAGGAAATTGCGGCCAAGCTGGTGCGCCACGGCTACGGCGTCATCACGGGCGGCGGCCCCGGCATTATGGAGGCCGGTAACAAAGGCGCCCGCGCCGAAGGCGGTAAGTCGGTGGGCCTCAATATTGAGTTGCCCTTCGAGCAGTTCCACAACATCTACATCGACTCCGATAAGATTATCAACTTCGATTACTTCTTCGTGCGCAAGGTAATGTTCGTGAAGTATTCGCAGGGCTTTATCGGGATGCCCGGCGGCTTCGGCACCCTCGACGAGCTGTTTGAAGCCATGACGCTAATTCAGACCAAGAAAATCGGGCGTTTCCCCATCGTATTGGTCGGCTCGGCCTACTGGAACGGTTTGTTTAAGTGGATTGAGGATGTGATGCTGCACGAGGAAAGCAACATTTCGCCCGAAGACCTACAACTGGTGCAGATCGTAGACGACGCCGAATCGGCGGTAAAGATTATCGACGACTTCTACTCCAAGTACTTGCTGTCGCCCAACTTCTAA
- a CDS encoding ABC transporter permease — protein sequence MKALRLTFESFRFAWDALKGNLLRTVLSLLGVTVGIFSIISVFAVVDSLEANVRQSMSFVGDKVIYVNKWPWSFGPGTPWWKYFNRPVPTVREFRALQRSLSPSSNKGVAIFANTSGNTFKAGSNSMTSCSLEGVSYDFYVVSDVPLAEGRYFTPQEVESARSVAIIGADIAENLFPNRSALGQTFKAKGFTFTVIGVLQKEGKKLLDTPSNDANCLIPFGMFTKIFAIASGGGGGVTPTIGVKGVDADPGLLNLESEVQGLMRTIRGLKPRQEDNFSLNRPEMLANAITSLFSVIGVAGAVIGSFAMLVGGFGIANIMFVSVKERTNIIGIQKSLGAKNYFILFQFLFEAVFLCLLGGGAGIFLVFLITAIPQDAMPLFLSAGNITLGLTVSVVIGMLAGIIPAVLAANLDPVIAIRAK from the coding sequence ATGAAAGCCCTGCGTCTGACCTTCGAGAGTTTCCGTTTTGCGTGGGATGCCCTGAAGGGGAATTTGCTGCGCACTGTTCTGTCGCTGCTGGGTGTTACAGTAGGTATCTTCTCCATTATCTCAGTGTTTGCGGTGGTGGATTCGCTGGAGGCCAACGTGCGCCAGAGCATGAGCTTTGTGGGCGATAAGGTGATTTATGTAAATAAGTGGCCGTGGTCTTTTGGGCCGGGCACCCCGTGGTGGAAATATTTCAACCGCCCCGTGCCCACCGTGCGCGAGTTTCGGGCCTTGCAGCGCAGCCTTAGCCCTAGCAGCAACAAAGGAGTAGCCATCTTTGCCAACACCAGCGGCAACACCTTTAAGGCGGGTAGCAACAGCATGACGAGCTGTAGCCTGGAGGGCGTCAGCTATGATTTTTACGTTGTGTCGGACGTGCCGCTAGCCGAGGGGCGCTACTTCACGCCCCAGGAGGTGGAGTCGGCTCGGAGCGTGGCCATCATCGGTGCTGATATTGCCGAAAACTTGTTTCCCAATCGGTCGGCCCTGGGGCAAACGTTTAAAGCTAAAGGTTTCACCTTCACGGTGATTGGGGTGTTGCAGAAGGAAGGCAAGAAGCTGCTCGATACGCCCAGCAACGACGCCAACTGCCTGATTCCGTTTGGCATGTTTACCAAAATATTCGCTATTGCCAGTGGCGGCGGTGGGGGCGTCACGCCTACCATCGGCGTGAAGGGGGTAGACGCCGACCCCGGCCTGCTCAACCTCGAATCGGAAGTGCAGGGGCTGATGCGCACCATCCGCGGCCTCAAGCCCCGGCAGGAAGACAACTTCTCTCTGAACCGTCCCGAAATGCTGGCCAACGCCATTACGTCGTTGTTTTCGGTGATAGGGGTAGCGGGAGCGGTAATTGGCAGTTTTGCCATGCTGGTAGGCGGCTTTGGCATTGCCAACATCATGTTTGTGTCGGTGAAGGAGCGCACCAACATCATCGGTATTCAGAAGTCGCTGGGCGCCAAAAACTACTTTATCCTGTTTCAGTTTCTGTTTGAAGCCGTATTTCTGTGCCTATTGGGCGGCGGGGCCGGCATTTTCTTGGTGTTCCTGATAACGGCCATTCCGCAGGATGCCATGCCGCTGTTCCTATCGGCTGGCAATATCACGTTGGGCCTCACGGTGTCGGTGGTTATTGGCATGCTGGCCGGCATCATTCCCGCCGTGTTAGCTGCCAACCTAGACCCCGTTATTGCCATCCGGGCGAAGTAG
- the queA gene encoding tRNA preQ1(34) S-adenosylmethionine ribosyltransferase-isomerase QueA, with protein MKLSEFKFDLPENLVAQHPAKNRDESRLMVLHRDSGKIEHRVFKDIIEYFDEGDVFVLNDTKVFPARLYGNKEKTGAKIEVFLLRELNQEIHLWDVLVDPARKIRVGNKLYFGESDMVAEVIDNTTSRGRTIKFLFDGSDEEFYKALHDLGETPLPREIITRDADAQDKDRYQTIYAKHTGAVAAPSAGLHFTREVLKRLEIKGIDTAAVTLHVGLGTFRPVDVEDLTKHKMDSENFIVPQEAATIVNKALDAKKRVCSVGTTTMRALESSVSAHARLKANEGWTDRFIFPPYEFKIATSLLTNFHTPESTLMMMASAFAGHEFLIEAYQTAIKEKYKFFSYGDAMLIL; from the coding sequence ATGAAACTTTCTGAGTTCAAGTTTGATCTGCCCGAAAACCTGGTGGCGCAGCATCCGGCCAAAAACCGCGACGAGTCGCGCCTGATGGTGCTACACCGCGACAGTGGCAAGATTGAGCACCGCGTTTTCAAGGATATTATCGAGTATTTCGACGAGGGCGACGTATTTGTACTCAACGACACCAAAGTATTTCCGGCACGCCTATATGGCAACAAGGAAAAGACGGGTGCCAAAATAGAGGTGTTCCTACTGCGCGAGCTGAACCAGGAAATTCACCTGTGGGACGTGCTGGTGGACCCCGCCCGCAAAATCCGGGTAGGCAACAAGCTGTACTTCGGCGAGTCTGACATGGTGGCCGAGGTGATTGACAACACCACTTCGCGTGGCCGCACCATCAAGTTTCTGTTTGATGGCTCCGATGAGGAATTCTACAAAGCCCTGCACGACCTAGGCGAGACGCCCCTACCCCGCGAAATCATCACGCGCGACGCCGATGCCCAGGACAAGGACCGTTACCAGACCATCTATGCCAAGCACACGGGTGCCGTGGCTGCTCCGTCGGCGGGTTTGCACTTCACCCGCGAGGTGCTGAAGCGTCTGGAAATCAAAGGCATCGACACGGCGGCCGTAACGCTGCACGTGGGCCTGGGCACCTTTCGCCCCGTAGATGTGGAAGACCTGACCAAGCACAAGATGGATTCGGAGAATTTCATCGTGCCGCAGGAGGCTGCTACTATTGTGAACAAGGCGCTGGATGCTAAGAAGCGAGTGTGCTCGGTAGGTACTACCACCATGCGGGCACTGGAGTCGTCGGTGTCGGCGCACGCTCGTCTGAAGGCCAACGAGGGCTGGACCGACCGCTTCATCTTCCCTCCCTACGAGTTTAAGATTGCTACCTCGCTGCTGACCAACTTCCACACGCCGGAAAGCACGCTGATGATGATGGCTTCGGCCTTTGCTGGCCACGAGTTTCTGATTGAGGCCTACCAAACGGCTATCAAAGAGAAATACAAGTTCTTCAGCTACGGCGACGCCATGCTGATTCTGTAA